In Gammaproteobacteria bacterium, a single window of DNA contains:
- a CDS encoding iron-sulfur cluster assembly accessory protein, producing the protein MGSVNAVEIEPPVTMTEAAVRHVRKQIEKRGSGIGVRLGIKKMGCSGFGYQIDFIDEAAEDDRVYPVAEGLSVYVGLDALPYVKGTRLDYAREGLNSTFKFINPNVQDTCGCGESFSV; encoded by the coding sequence ATGGGATCAGTCAATGCAGTGGAGATCGAACCCCCCGTCACGATGACAGAGGCGGCGGTTAGGCATGTCAGGAAGCAGATCGAGAAACGCGGGTCCGGTATCGGCGTGCGTCTCGGCATTAAGAAGATGGGTTGCTCCGGGTTCGGATACCAGATCGATTTTATCGACGAGGCCGCCGAAGACGATCGTGTCTACCCGGTTGCCGAGGGTTTGTCGGTGTATGTCGGTCTGGATGCCTTGCCCTACGTCAAGGGTACGCGGCTCGACTATGCACGCGAGGGGCTGAATTCAACGTTCAAGTTCATCAACCCCAATGTGCAGGATACCTGTGGTTGCGGGGAGAGTTTCAGCGTATAG
- the sufC gene encoding Fe-S cluster assembly ATPase SufC → MLTIKDLRVNVEGKEILKGIDLEVNAGEVHAIMGPNGSGKSTLAHVLAGRPGYEVVSGEVTLDGDDLLDKEPEERACDGVFLAFQYPVEVPGVNNTYFLKTALNAIRKSRGQEELDAMDFLQLAREKAKLVNMDEGLLKRSVNEGFSGGEKKRNEIFQMAVLEPRLAIMDETDSGLDIDALRIVSEGVNGLRREDRAIIVVTHYQRLLDYIVPDFVHVLSGGRIVKSGDRGLALELEEQGYGWIDKVVSA, encoded by the coding sequence ATGCTGACTATCAAGGACCTTCGGGTCAACGTCGAAGGAAAGGAGATCCTCAAGGGGATCGATCTCGAGGTGAACGCGGGCGAGGTGCACGCGATCATGGGACCAAACGGTTCGGGCAAGAGCACGCTCGCGCATGTGCTGGCCGGACGACCCGGGTACGAAGTGGTGAGTGGCGAAGTCACCCTGGACGGAGATGACCTGCTGGACAAGGAGCCCGAGGAGCGCGCCTGCGATGGTGTCTTTCTGGCCTTTCAGTACCCGGTCGAGGTGCCGGGTGTCAACAACACCTATTTTCTCAAGACCGCGCTCAACGCCATCCGTAAATCCCGCGGACAGGAAGAACTCGACGCCATGGATTTCCTGCAACTCGCCCGGGAGAAGGCGAAGCTTGTCAACATGGACGAGGGCTTGCTGAAGCGTTCCGTCAACGAGGGGTTCTCCGGCGGTGAGAAGAAGCGCAACGAGATATTCCAGATGGCGGTGCTCGAGCCCAGACTGGCGATCATGGACGAGACGGATTCCGGTCTGGACATCGACGCCCTGCGAATCGTCTCCGAGGGGGTCAACGGGCTGCGCAGGGAAGACCGCGCGATCATCGTCGTGACACACTATCAGCGGCTGCTGGACTACATCGTGCCCGACTTCGTTCACGTCCTGTCGGGCGGGCGCATCGTGAAGTCCGGAGACCGGGGGCTGGCGCTGGAACTCGAGGAACAGGGCTACGGCTGGATCGACAAGGTGGTAAGCGCATGA
- the sufD gene encoding Fe-S cluster assembly protein SufD codes for MSAVMPMENHYADSFSAVRESLPGAGLPWLDDLRAAAMDRYATIGLPTTRQEDWKYTNVRAIAKHSFQPSLAFCTGLMEDDLGDALMGDLEAHRLTFLNGRYSPQLSRPGKLPEGVEIYSISSALQDMPEVLEPLLAKQADGSANGFAALNLAFFTDGALVRLEEGARLERPIQLVYLTTAHGDPETHNLRNLIVAGAGSQATIIEHYLSIGGPVYLNNVVTEAVLSADADLEHYKLQQESLKGFHVSTLQALQARDSRLVSHSASVGASLARHDINAVLDAEGAECSLNGLYITGGRQHVDYHTRVDHKKPEGVSREYYKGVLSGKSRAVFNGKVHVHQDAQKTDAEQSNRNLLLSRDAEVDTKPELEIYADDVKCSHGATIGQLDEESVFYLRSRGIPQPVARGMLTYGFAHDIVERMGLEPVRRLIENILASKLPHVDPSGVG; via the coding sequence ATGAGTGCAGTCATGCCCATGGAGAACCACTACGCCGACAGCTTTAGCGCCGTTCGCGAATCGTTGCCGGGCGCCGGGTTGCCCTGGCTGGACGATCTGCGGGCCGCGGCGATGGATCGCTACGCCACCATCGGCCTGCCGACGACGCGTCAGGAAGACTGGAAGTACACCAATGTGCGCGCGATCGCGAAGCATTCCTTCCAGCCTTCCCTGGCGTTCTGCACCGGGCTGATGGAAGACGACCTCGGGGACGCGCTGATGGGAGATCTCGAGGCCCATCGTTTGACCTTTCTCAATGGACGCTATTCACCCCAGCTCAGCCGTCCGGGAAAACTTCCGGAGGGTGTGGAGATTTACAGCATATCGTCGGCCTTGCAGGATATGCCCGAGGTGCTGGAGCCTCTGCTCGCGAAGCAGGCGGACGGGTCGGCAAACGGCTTTGCCGCCTTGAACCTGGCGTTCTTTACCGACGGGGCGCTCGTACGCCTGGAGGAGGGCGCCCGACTGGAGCGGCCGATCCAGCTCGTTTATCTCACAACGGCGCATGGCGATCCCGAGACGCACAACTTGCGAAATCTCATCGTTGCGGGAGCGGGCTCGCAGGCCACCATCATCGAGCACTACCTCAGTATCGGCGGCCCGGTTTATCTCAATAACGTGGTGACCGAAGCGGTACTGTCGGCGGATGCCGACCTCGAGCACTACAAGCTCCAGCAGGAGAGTCTCAAGGGGTTCCACGTCTCGACCCTTCAGGCGCTTCAGGCACGCGACAGCCGGCTGGTGTCCCACTCGGCATCCGTCGGCGCCAGTCTGGCCCGCCATGACATCAACGCCGTGCTCGACGCCGAGGGTGCGGAGTGCAGCCTCAACGGGCTTTACATAACTGGCGGGCGGCAGCATGTGGATTACCACACGCGAGTCGACCACAAAAAGCCCGAGGGAGTGAGCCGGGAGTATTACAAGGGCGTACTGTCAGGCAAGTCGCGCGCGGTATTCAACGGCAAGGTCCACGTGCATCAGGACGCCCAGAAAACGGATGCGGAACAGAGTAACAGAAACCTGCTGCTGTCCCGGGATGCGGAGGTCGACACCAAGCCGGAACTCGAGATCTATGCGGACGACGTCAAGTGTAGTCACGGGGCGACCATCGGACAGCTCGACGAGGAAAGCGTGTTCTACCTGCGATCCCGCGGTATCCCGCAACCCGTGGCGCGCGGTATGCTGACCTACGGATTCGCGCACGATATCGTCGAGCGGATGGGGCTCGAGCCGGTCAGGCGTCTGATCGAGAATATCCTGGCAAGCAAACTGCCGCATGTGGACCCATCGGGAGTTGGATAA
- a CDS encoding cysteine desulfurase, whose product MDVTAIRRDFPILHQRVRGGPLAYLDNGATTQKPIQVIDAVSSYYSRDNANVHRGVHELSQRATDAYEGAREKVREFINAADAREIVFVRGTTEAINLVAQSFARPRMKPGDEIIVTEMEHHSNIVPWQMVVQQTGAVIRVATVTDSGEVDPGVFESLFNDRTRLLAVTHISNALGTVNPIREMIRTARQYDTTVVIDGAQAVAHGTVDVRELDCDFYAFSGHKLYGPTGIGVLYGKMEHLESMEPYQGGGEMILMVTFENATYAKPPARFEAGTPNIAGAIGLAAAIDYVRGHGLAAIRAHEQELLDYAQERAAAIDGLRIIGTAAEKGAILSFVFDQVHAHDVGTIMDSEGLAVRAGHLCAMPVMKRFGIAATTRASFGIYNTREEVDRLIGGMHKVLEVMGR is encoded by the coding sequence CTGGATGTCACGGCTATCCGGCGTGATTTTCCCATCCTGCACCAGCGGGTTCGCGGTGGGCCGCTGGCCTATCTGGACAACGGCGCCACCACGCAGAAGCCGATCCAGGTCATCGATGCCGTTTCGTCCTACTACTCTCGGGACAATGCCAACGTGCATCGCGGTGTTCACGAGCTGAGCCAGCGCGCCACCGACGCCTACGAAGGGGCACGGGAGAAGGTCCGCGAATTCATCAATGCCGCTGACGCCCGTGAAATTGTCTTCGTCCGCGGTACGACCGAGGCAATCAACCTGGTGGCGCAAAGCTTTGCGCGCCCGAGGATGAAGCCGGGTGACGAAATCATCGTCACGGAGATGGAACACCACTCGAACATCGTACCCTGGCAGATGGTGGTGCAGCAGACAGGCGCGGTGATCCGGGTCGCGACTGTCACGGACAGTGGCGAGGTGGATCCCGGGGTCTTCGAATCCCTGTTCAACGACCGCACGCGATTGCTTGCGGTGACCCACATCTCCAACGCGCTGGGTACCGTCAACCCGATACGTGAGATGATCCGGACCGCACGCCAGTACGACACGACCGTTGTGATCGATGGCGCCCAGGCTGTGGCGCACGGTACGGTCGATGTCCGGGAGCTGGATTGCGACTTCTATGCCTTTTCGGGGCACAAGCTCTACGGACCCACCGGGATCGGCGTGCTTTACGGCAAGATGGAACATCTGGAGTCCATGGAACCGTATCAGGGCGGTGGTGAGATGATCCTCATGGTCACTTTCGAAAACGCCACCTATGCGAAGCCGCCGGCGCGCTTCGAGGCAGGGACCCCGAATATCGCCGGGGCCATCGGGCTCGCGGCTGCGATCGACTACGTCAGGGGACATGGCCTGGCGGCGATTCGCGCCCATGAACAGGAACTGCTCGATTACGCCCAGGAGCGTGCCGCGGCCATCGACGGGCTTCGCATCATCGGCACTGCGGCGGAGAAGGGCGCGATCCTTTCCTTCGTCTTCGATCAAGTTCATGCGCACGACGTCGGTACCATCATGGACAGCGAGGGACTCGCGGTCCGGGCGGGACATCTGTGCGCGATGCCGGTGATGAAACGGTTCGGAATCGCCGCGACGACACGTGCGTCGTTCGGGATTTACAACACGCGGGAAGAGGTGGATCGCCTGATTGGGGGGATGCACAAGGTGCTGGAGGTCATGGGAAGATGA
- a CDS encoding SUF system NifU family Fe-S cluster assembly protein: protein MNDLRELYEEVILDHNRNPRNYPKKPEDCNHTAHGFNPLCGDEFQIHLTVDDGVIKDVGFEGAGCAISTASASLMTEAIKGKPVADAEALFEEVHRALTEEKQVGDPQDLLGKLTVLTGVKEYPMRVKCATLAWHTMLAALKNRPDVVTTE, encoded by the coding sequence ATGAACGACTTGCGTGAACTCTACGAGGAGGTAATCCTCGATCACAACCGCAATCCGCGCAACTACCCGAAGAAGCCCGAGGATTGCAACCACACGGCGCACGGGTTCAATCCTCTGTGCGGGGACGAGTTCCAGATTCATCTCACCGTTGACGACGGTGTGATCAAGGACGTCGGTTTCGAAGGGGCGGGTTGCGCCATTTCCACCGCTTCGGCCTCGCTGATGACCGAGGCCATCAAGGGCAAGCCCGTGGCGGATGCCGAGGCGCTGTTCGAGGAGGTGCACCGGGCGCTGACGGAAGAAAAGCAGGTCGGCGACCCGCAGGACCTGCTCGGCAAACTCACCGTTCTGACCGGCGTTAAGGAGTACCCCATGCGGGTCAAGTGCGCGACACTCGCCTGGCACACGATGCTCGCTGCACTCAAAAATCGACCGGACGTCGTGACGACCGAGTAA
- a CDS encoding SUF system Fe-S cluster assembly protein, protein MTAMRNWLHKTHEDEQQTAVDTSGIEQRIVDVLKTIYDPEIPVNIYDLGLIYRIEVDDKGEVSLDMTLTSPGCPVAQTFPGMVEGSIRQVEGVTAATVNLVWDPPWRMDTLSDEVKLQLGLL, encoded by the coding sequence ATGACTGCAATGAGAAACTGGCTACACAAAACCCATGAAGACGAGCAGCAGACTGCTGTTGACACGAGCGGGATCGAACAGCGCATCGTGGATGTGCTGAAGACGATCTACGATCCCGAGATCCCGGTCAATATCTACGATCTCGGGCTGATCTATCGCATCGAGGTGGATGACAAGGGTGAGGTTTCTCTCGACATGACACTCACCTCCCCCGGGTGCCCGGTCGCACAGACGTTTCCCGGTATGGTCGAGGGATCGATCCGGCAGGTGGAAGGGGTGACGGCGGCGACCGTCAATCTGGTCTGGGACCCGCCATGGCGCATGGACACCCTGTCCGACGAGGTCAAGTTACAATTGGGCCTGCTATAG
- a CDS encoding non-heme iron oxygenase ferredoxin subunit, producing MSDWIEVAHNEEFPPGTWQVVEYEDMVIAVFNIDGEFYAIEDICTHDGETLTGGDLEGNEVICPRHGARFDVTSGEALTAPAYEDLTTFEVRVDDGMVMVNPESDD from the coding sequence GTGTCTGACTGGATCGAAGTGGCCCACAACGAGGAGTTCCCGCCCGGCACTTGGCAGGTCGTGGAATACGAGGACATGGTGATCGCGGTATTCAATATCGACGGCGAGTTCTACGCCATCGAGGACATCTGCACCCACGACGGCGAGACCCTGACGGGCGGGGACCTCGAGGGTAACGAGGTCATCTGCCCTCGGCACGGCGCTCGCTTCGACGTCACCTCCGGAGAGGCCCTGACCGCCCCTGCCTACGAGGACCTGACGACCTTCGAGGTCAGGGTCGACGACGGTATGGTCATGGTCAATCCCGAGTCGGACGATTAG
- a CDS encoding FAD-dependent oxidoreductase, producing the protein MPPRTAGPSLQQQRSGGQEGVTSDGRILFAVPWHDRVILGTTDTPTEKIDIEPRPLEEEIAFILDKASQYLEHPPTRTDVLSVFAGLRPLVRSGEGSSTAALSRDHTILVSDSGLVSVAGGKWTTYRKMTEDTIDHAQLVALLEHRACVTQKLRIHGCTGTPTAGISPMDVYGSDAEGIRAIGRDRPDLAQPLSDRLPYTGAEVVWAARYEMARSVEDVLARRTRALLLDARASIDIAPRVAELMAGELGRDAAWAAESVDSYVQLARGYLIDDNMVPERRCAGTGGYAPWNP; encoded by the coding sequence ATGCCGCCAAGAACGGCTGGTCCTTCTCTCCAACAGCAGCGGTCAGGGGGTCAAGAGGGGGTCACCTCCGACGGCCGTATCCTTTTTGCAGTGCCGTGGCACGACCGCGTCATTCTCGGTACCACCGACACCCCGACGGAAAAGATCGACATCGAACCCCGCCCGCTGGAGGAAGAAATCGCCTTCATACTGGACAAGGCATCGCAGTATCTGGAACATCCCCCGACCCGAACCGACGTCCTCAGCGTCTTTGCGGGGTTGAGGCCCCTGGTCAGGTCCGGGGAGGGGTCATCCACCGCCGCACTGTCCCGCGATCACACCATCCTGGTCTCCGACTCCGGCCTTGTCTCCGTGGCGGGGGGCAAGTGGACCACCTATCGCAAGATGACGGAGGACACCATCGACCACGCCCAGCTCGTGGCCCTGCTGGAACATCGTGCCTGCGTCACGCAGAAACTCAGAATCCATGGCTGCACTGGCACACCGACCGCGGGAATCTCGCCCATGGACGTCTACGGGAGTGACGCGGAAGGGATCCGGGCCATCGGCAGGGACCGCCCCGATCTGGCCCAGCCCTTATCCGACAGGCTGCCCTACACTGGCGCCGAAGTCGTCTGGGCCGCCCGCTACGAGATGGCCAGGAGCGTGGAGGACGTACTGGCCCGTCGGACCCGTGCCCTGCTGCTTGATGCCCGGGCCAGCATCGACATCGCGCCGCGGGTAGCGGAACTCATGGCGGGGGAACTGGGGCGTGATGCGGCCTGGGCCGCCGAATCCGTGGATTCGTACGTGCAGCTCGCCCGCGGCTACCTGATCGATGACAACATGGTGCCTGAGAGGAGGTGCGCGGGGACCGGGGGATACGCTCCTTGGAATCCGTAA
- a CDS encoding AbrB/MazE/SpoVT family DNA-binding domain-containing protein, whose amino-acid sequence MTTDTARLTTKYQATIPARVRQALDLKAGEVIAFEIENGVVRLRKATPIDLAFSGALEDILEEWNSKADDEAYRDL is encoded by the coding sequence ATGACCACGGATACCGCCAGGCTGACAACGAAATACCAGGCCACCATTCCCGCCCGGGTACGCCAGGCACTAGACCTGAAGGCGGGCGAAGTTATCGCCTTTGAGATCGAGAACGGCGTGGTTCGGCTGCGCAAGGCCACACCGATCGATCTGGCCTTCTCCGGCGCTCTGGAAGATATTCTGGAGGAGTGGAACTCCAAGGCTGACGACGAGGCCTATCGTGACCTTTGA